From the genome of Clavelina lepadiformis chromosome 2, kaClaLepa1.1, whole genome shotgun sequence:
CAACGTTCGTTTCATCTTAACAAAACCAACGCTGAAAAAGTGAGCTTAACTTGTCAAGCAATAATTTTCCGGGATGAAACTTATGATACTTGTAAGTGACGAGACACAGGGTTAAACACAACAACACAGACGTGGTTGCAGCTTCTCGTTGTATTCGAATAAATGCCGGATGAGTTGCCATGAGTTTGTCACTGACATTTCCACCGATGTTTTCACGAGGGAAAGGCTTGTCGGGAATTTCCTTTCCTAGAAACTCACACAAAGGTTCCCATCCTTGACGGACATCGTAGACCAGCAGTTTATCAGGAGGACAATTCTGAAAGCGTTAATTTGTTTCATGTTCCACTGCATATGAATCAAAACAATGCGACAAGCATCACAACAAACGATCTCACCTGTTGGCAATACTTGGTATGTTGTCTGAAGCCTCTTTTCAGTAAAATGACATTGCTATGATAGCTTAAGTAAAACGGATGACGCATATGTAAACCAGATCGACACATGACTGAAAGTCAGAAAACATTCTAATTGTTAATACGTTGTTTTAAAACCTGGGATTTAGTTTATCTGATACAAAATGCTAACTAACTTGAGCGCGCGAACACACAAGTAAATGTTGTGTCTGGTATAATCTTTATTCTCGAGCTGagataaatatttttgcacgCCTTCAACTTCGCGAGATTCTTCGTCGCTCGAGCTCCAGTTATGCACCAGTTAGATCCGATGAAACAGACagattttttactttgcttGTGTGTATTGTCTGAATTTTGGACTGTTTTTTTGGATCTCCAAACAGGAAAAAGCGCCCGTGATTATCTTGGCAATGTAGCACCAGTGGGATTTGAACACGAGCCGCATTATTGCGGTATAGAGTATGAGTATAGAATTGGACTCACCGTTATTacgacaaaatttaaaaaacttccATCCTGTTGGTGAAAGTATTTGCATGATTTTATAGGTGAAATTCTTTCTTAAAACCTCGTTGTGTTTGCTGTAGCTCTTGTACCAATCGTCCTCTTCTCTTGTGGTTAAAATAATCTGAAACGTTTAAACACTTGAGTGTGATATTTGCTTCCAATCCCAAAATATTACAGACATGAAAGAAAATACGACTTTGAGAAAGACAGACAGCTTGTTGGTGTCAGGATGCTCCTTTCTAATAAAGTTCTAAACCTTGTTTCTTTATAATCTCTATGCTTCGTGTTAAGTATTATTTCTATGTTATTGAGAAACTGTTAATGAAAcgtttttatgacaaaaccCAGTCCAATGTCTGGAA
Proteins encoded in this window:
- the LOC143446090 gene encoding uncharacterized protein LOC143446090 isoform X2 produces the protein MKVIVAGYSKTGTTSLAAALSELGYTVYDFLDHFWYHGDKWAKILSSSGGSIEDFKEMYQSVDAVTDCPPNLIWEELLQVFPDTKIILTTREEDDWYKSYSKHNEVLRKNFTYKIMQILSPTGWKFFKFCRNNVMCRSGLHMRHPFYLSYHSNVILLKRGFRQHTKYCQQNCPPDKLLVYDVRQGWEPLCEFLGKEIPDKPFPRENIGGNVSDKLMATHPAFIRIQREAATTSVLLCLTLCLVTYKYHKFHPGKLLLDKLSSLFQRWFC